The Chondrinema litorale sequence TACCGTTAAGGTGATAGCTTCTCCTTCACAATAAGTGCCGCCGGATACTTCTGGTGGCGCTGGGGATGGATTCACCAACACACTTGCACTTGCTAATGCTCCTTCGCAACCAGTTTCAATATCAGAAGCAGTTACATAAACAGTAGCTGTACCCTCATTATCAAATTGATAAGTAAGTTGTCTACCATCTTTATAATCTTCATCTGGAATTAATTCATTTTGTTTATTTGCATCAGAATACCACTTGTAGGTATATTCTCCATCTAATACCGCATTGAAAGTGACTGTCTCACCAATACAAATTTCATCTGTTCTTTGATTAACTTGTGGGGTACCGGGCAAATAGTTTACATAAATAGTCACTATTTTCCCCTCACTACTATAGCATCCATTTTCAGATACAGCATATACTATATATTGATATTCTCCTACTGCAAGATCTTCTAATGTAATCGATTCCCCTGTTTCTTCTAATGCCGCATTGGTGGCAGCTTGCCTATAAGTAACCGCATCTACATATTCGTACCACTCGTAAGTTAAATTTGTATTCGCTCGTTCAATTGATAATGTGACATCCCCCGGTCCACATATTGATACTTCTTCTTCAACTACATTTGGTGTAGCAGGTATAGCGCCAATAGTGATTGTTCTTTCATCTGTGTCTGTACATACATATTCACCTGCATCATAACTAATTTCTAAAGTCAATGTATAAGTGCCAGGATCTATTCCATCTAAATAGAGCTCATTAATATCAATATTATCTTGTACAGTGGTATTATCACTAGTCCATCTCCAATTTATATTAGAACCTTCAGTAATTCTATTGCCATTAATCGTCGGATAGTCAGTTGAAGGCATTGTATTTAAATCTAAACTACTGTAATCACCTTCACAGAAAGCAATATCTCCTCCTGCATAAGCTTCTGGAGCATCAACAATGTATACTATTCTTGTATCAGAGTTACAGCGACCTCCATAATAATATTGTAAAGTGTATTGTCCTGTTGGCAAACCTTCAATATTAACTTCACCTGATTCCTGATTTATTAATCCATTATATTTCTCACTGTTTTCATCATTTATAAAAAACCAAGTTCCGTTCCCATCATATTTAGGAAAAACATCTTCGGTATACAGTTGGAAACTCGTTAGATTATTACAAATTAATAGTGTTCCTCCAGCGTCAATATTAAGGCCAGCAATCGGTTCTGAAACTACAAGAGTAATAGTTAAGGTTTCTCCTGTTGGTGTATAGGTGATTTTAAATTCATTTTCACCTAAAAAATTACTAGTTATAGTGAAAACGGTACCATCTACATTAGGCCCTTCAACTAATATAGTTTCGGAACTTCCTAAAGTTACATACTCTTCAAAATCTATTGATTGTAAGTTAGTACATATTTCAACCCTTGCTTCTGTTAAGCCTTCTATACTTTGTCCTTCAATTGATCCTTCAAATGCAAAATCTGGCCGTACCTGAGAGAAAGCCTGTTGGGAAAAGTGCAGGCAGAAATATGCCGCGAAAAGAAATAGGTAATTTATCTTCTTCATCTCGTTACAGTAAAAAATATGAGGTAATCTATTTGTACAGCTTGTTACTGCTTAAATGTATATTTAAAGGCGTATTTGAGTCCTACTCCAGCAAAGTAGCGCTCACTCCCAAAACCACCATCTTGAATGAAGTACCTTTGGTTGGCAAAGGCCAATAGAGCAATACGTTTACCCACAAAAAATTTGGCTTCTCCACCTCCTAAAACACCGAAATTCCAGCCATTAAAGTCACTAAAATCGTGATCTATTTGTGTCTGAAGGTCTTCGTAGATGTCATCGTAAACGGCGGTGCCACCACCTGTAAGATAGAGATGAAAGATATTCCCAATAGAAATCAACTTGTAGTTGAGAGAAAGATCACCATAAATAGCTGCGTAATCTAAGCCACGAATTGTGGCAAATTCATACATACCACCAACTTTAAAAAAGGTAGATTCTCCGAGATAGGCACTTCCATAAACAGAAATGAACTGAGTTTCTTCTCCAATACCAACTCCAACTTCTGCACCCTGGGTAAAAATTCCATCCCAGTATACTTTGCCGACATTTTTAAAATAGTCTTCGGCACCTTTGTAGTTGTTATCGTTTTGTGCTAATAAAAATGAGGTTGAAAAAATGAAAATCAGGCTTAGTAAAAGTCTACGATTCATTTACTATAAATTTATCTTCTAATAGTTTTAAGTAAATTGCTTTACTGCTAGTTGAGTTAGTATTAAGAAATTTCAGAAACGTAGATAGGATTACAAAAGAATAATCTGTAGTATGTTATATTTTAAAAACTTTTTCAATTATATAAAATATATGCCATAAGGTAACCCATTTTCTGTGATTTTACTGTTAATTTTTTGCATATTTTCTTTATCAATCAATTTACAGTAACTTTACCTTTACTTTTTTTAGGTTAATCAGATTTATTCTAACTCCGGTTTATCTTTCTCTCCAAGGCTCTTCGTAGACTTTTTTAAGTCTTCTTCTGGGGCTATATCTTCGGGTTTGTGTTTAGTTTTGTCCGTAATTACATCACGGATGGTGCTGTTATTTTCTTGATGTTTTTCTGAGATGGGTTCTTCACCTTCTAAATCAAGATCGTTTACATTTTGGTTGGTTAACTCTGCAGCAAAGCCTTTTCCGTGCAACAAGAGTGCATTCATATAATCATCGGCATCTTCCTTTTTATCTATTTTATATACACCGTGTATGTCCTTATTATCAAAAAGGGCATCGTCTCCTTTTTTCAATACTCTTTTATAGCCATCTTGATCAACTCCACGCTCTTTTATATTATCATACAATCTGTTTTGAGACTCTTTTAGTTTTCTATGGGCAGCCAACCTTTTATTGGTTTTTTCATCTAAAGCTCTGCTTCCAACATTTGCCAACCAAAGCTTAAACGGTTCTGCTTTTGACGACGGTACTGATTGAATGATACGCAATAAACCCTCTTTCTCTGCAAATTCTACTTGGTAAGTTCTTTTGTTTGGAGCCTCGTAGGGCAACTTTTTACAAAATGTAAAAAGTTCTACTCCTTTTTTACTCTCTCTTTTTTTTAGGTTAGACCAATACACATTCGGATTATTACTTTCTGTAAGAACTTTAATCACATCGATTACAGCAAAGTACCATACATTATCTAACAATACCGATCTTATTTCTTCCGTATCAAAAAGTTTAACTTCGTTCATTCGATATATTTTTATTCTTTTATTAGGATGGACGATAAAAAAACATCATATATATTATAAGGAATTAATCTCAAAAACAATTGCTTACTAAGCAAGTTCTGCAAATGTAAAATTAAAAGAACTTTAAACAGATTGATTGGTTAGAACTATATAACATTAATAGAAATATATAATACAATGGAGAATCACAAATACGAGATTGCTACACTTGGAGGTGGTTGTTTCTGGTGTACAGAAGCAGTTTATCAGGATATAAAAGGTGTAGAATCTGTAATCTCTGGATATTCAGGAGGACAAATTAAAAACCCTGCATATCGTGAAGTATGTTCTGGCAGAACAGGACATGCAGAAGTAATACAAATCACATTCGATCCATCTATTATAAG is a genomic window containing:
- a CDS encoding BRO family protein is translated as MNEVKLFDTEEIRSVLLDNVWYFAVIDVIKVLTESNNPNVYWSNLKKRESKKGVELFTFCKKLPYEAPNKRTYQVEFAEKEGLLRIIQSVPSSKAEPFKLWLANVGSRALDEKTNKRLAAHRKLKESQNRLYDNIKERGVDQDGYKRVLKKGDDALFDNKDIHGVYKIDKKEDADDYMNALLLHGKGFAAELTNQNVNDLDLEGEEPISEKHQENNSTIRDVITDKTKHKPEDIAPEEDLKKSTKSLGEKDKPELE